Part of the Wolbachia endosymbiont (group B) of Eucosma cana genome, AAATTTCTGGCAAAAGACGCCACTTACAGCCACTCCGAACCATATACCAAACCGCTTCCATAAATATTCTCAACCTCTTCTCATTTTTGCTGTGTATTCCTTTGACTCCCTTTAAGAATTCAAAAGTTTGTTCCCATTTTCTTTTTTCTATGTAATATTCCATTGATAGTTTCTCTATATTATTCACGGTCTCTTTTTCCTTATTTCTCCTACTTTTTCTTTACTTTATTTTCTCACAGTATATTTTGTTTACAGAACCTAGGAGTGCAAGCGTTTATGAGTCAGAGGATAAGTCATATAACATTTACTCGGTCTTAATACTTTGAATTTATATTTGAGTAAACGATAAACAGTAATTGGTATGAGTGATCTATTTAAAAGTGACAATTATGATAAAAATCTCAATTCTTTGATAAGAGTCATAAAGCTGAAGGATACAAAAAAAATTAATGAACAATATGATGAAACACTGAAAGATTTATCTCAAGCTCTGAAGAATTTTACAAACAACGCAAAAGATGTAGCTAAGTTTGTTATATATAGTGACTTGAATAATTATGTAGAACCTTTGAGCACAAAGCCACTCGGTTTTATTGGAACATTAAAAGGAATATTAGATAGAGTCTTGGGAAAAGATATTCCAACTAATGATAATGACATAAAAAATTTTGTTGGTGATGAATTATCAGGTTTCACTATAGAAAAAGCAGCCGAGTACTCAAATATTTTAAGTACAATTAATCTATTCAAGAAAGGACTTAAAGAAATTTTAGATTCGAAGCAGAGTGGAAAAAACAATAAAGAACATAAATCATATGAAGTAAGCTCAAAAAATAAAACAACATCAAAGCAGAAGGAAGATACTTTCAAGCTGCAAAAAGGAAAACAGCCGGCAGGAAAAAAGAAAATAAAACGGCCAACAACGGCACCTCCACCACCTCCTACTGACTCAAAAAAGGTACACTTTAAAACAGAAATAGAGAATGTATCTCCTGAAGATTCAGGCTATGAAAGTTCATTAAGTGAAGAGTCTGGACATGAGGAAATATCAAATTATCAAGAGAAAAAGAGTAAAGCGTCAACGAAAGATTCGCGGCACTCAAAGTTGCCTAAAGAGGAGCCAATTCACAAAACGAAACCTAAGAAAAATGCAGGAACAAGAAGAGGATATAAAAAGAGACAAGCTCCAGAGCCACCAGCGCTAAACGCTACCAATCAAGAAATTAGGCAAGAAACTAAAGAAGATAAATCTGAAATACTGTCAAATCCTAAAAGGCTAGATATTGTTGATCAACAAGTGAGCACGAAACCAATAATAGTAGAAGTGACTTCGCAAAAATCAGCTGAAAGTAAACCAATCCTGAAAAAATCTGCTGATAAAGCAGCATCAGAAGTAAAAGCGGTTATTATAAAAGAAAAAGTAAATAGCAAGAAGGACGGTAGAGTAAAGTCAATGGTAGAAAAATTTGAGCAAAATCAAATTGCTAAGAGCAAAGCCACCCCTGCAACACAAGCAGATATTGGTATGAAGAAAGATCCTGCACCATCGCAAAAAACATCCTCCCAATCTCACTCATTTCCGGTAGGAAATAAAAGATCTAAAATGAACCCCATAACAGCAAAGTCCGATTGTAAACTTCCGGTTAGTAAAAAACCTCTTCTCACTCATGTTAGTGTAAAGAAAATAGCTGCACGATTTGAAAGCCATGGGAAGAAATAGTTGTAACTTATTGAACAAACCCTATAATATCCTTGATCTCTTTTATATTGTTATTTGCAATCTCTGCTGCTTTTTCTGCACCTTCTTTTAATATTTTATGTAAATGGAGCTGATCCGCCAAAAGACCGTTCATCTTCTCACGTATGGGTGATATAACACTGATGATTAAGCCAGCTAACTCTTTTTTAAAGTGTTTCATATCATGTTTATTCACTTCTTCACACACTTTTTCCACATTTAAATCACTAAGCACTGAATAAATGTTTACCAAATTGTTTACTTCTGGACGGCACTTTAAAGTAGCAAAATCAAAGCCTAGAATTGAATCTGTTTTTGCTTTTTCTATTTTCCTGACAATCAAGTCATCTGTATCGTCAAGGTTAATGCATGAGTATTCTGAAGAATCAGATTTGCTCATCTTGCTTGCTCCATCTCTTAAGCTCATTATCCTTGATGTACAATCCAAAGTTAAGATTTCAGGTATGATGAAATGACTACATTTATAATGATTGTTAAAAGCTGATGCAATATCACGTGCAAGTTCTAAATGCTGTTTTTGATCATCGCCAACAGGAACATATTTAGTTTGATACAGCAATATATCCGCAGCCATAAGTACTGGGTAGCTATATAACCCAAGAGAAGCTTTTTGTCTATCGCTTCCAGCCTTATCTTTAAATTGAGTCATACGATTAAGCCAACCAATTGGTGTATAGCACCCTAGCAGCCAGCCCAATTCTGCATGACCACTAACTGCGGATTGATTGAAAATAATCGACTTTTCCGGATCTATTCCACATGCAATATAAGTTGCTGCTGCTTTAAAAATATTATTTTTTAATTCATTTGCGGGAAGCTTATTTGCTGTGATTGCATGCAGATCAACAACACAAAAAAGAGATTTATATTTATCCTGCAACCCTATCCACTGCTTAATTGCACCAAGATAATTGCCCAAGTGTAATACTCCACTTGGCTGAATACCTGAGAAGACAACTTCTTCCATACCTTGAGTGTTTTATTAGTTACTTTCGCAATCAGCAGATTTTTTAGAAAGAATAACCATTGCAGGACGAAGCAACCTATTTTTAATGGTATAACCAGTTTGTAGTACTTCTACAATAGTGCCAGGCTCTTTTTCATTATCTTCTCTTTCCACAACAGCTTGATGTAAATTGCTGTCAAAAGAGTTACCTATTGGATCTATTTCTTCTATTCCATGTTTTTTTAGATCACTCACAATCTTTTGGTGCGCCACTTTTATTCCCTCATGAATAGGATCATCATCTTTCAAGTTTTCCATTGCTTTTTTTAAATTGTCACAAGAGTCGATCATATCACGTGCAAATTTTGTGACTGCATAATCACTTGCATCGCTAATTTGCTTTTGCATTATACGTTTAACGTTTTCATTATCTGCAACAGCACGGCGTAAATGATCTTCAAGCTGAACTGCACGTTCTTTTAATATATTAAGCTCTTCACTTAAATCACCTGTTTGCTGATCTTCTTGGTCATCCCCTTTTCGTTTACTGACCATATCTGCAAATTTCTTTTTTTTCTCTTTATTACTATCTGACATATCATTCACCCTTACAAACTTAATAAATATATAACAATCAATCTAAAAATATCAAGCGTTAGCTATCCTTGTCTTTCTATGCTTGCATTTAAAAAGTCAATCAAAGCAGTTTTATAAAGAGAATCAGAAAAAGTATCAATATTACTTTGCGCCATATTAATATAGTGTTTAGCTTCTTCCATAGAAACATGAATGGCATTATGATGATTAATATATTGTAATGCTTGGTCAAAATTGTGTCTAGCTGAAGAAAAAGATTTCTCCCAGAATTTTTGTTCTGATGAGCTGCCTTTTTCATATGCTATAATAGAAGGTAAAGTGACTTTACCTTCAAAGAAATCTTTTCCAAGTTGCTTTCCTAAAGTGCATTGATTAGCAGTATAATCTAGCACGTCATCAATTATTTGGAATGCCATGCCAAAATTAAACCCGAAATTCCTTAGCCTCTCTGTTTCATCACTTGTGGCTCCAGATACTACTGATGCAGCCTCGCAGCATGCAGAAAATAAAGATGCTGTCTTTTCTCCAATGATATTAAAATAATTTTTCCTAATTGTGTTAGGGTCAAAACGCGTTGTCATCTGCTTTATCTCACCCTTGACAAGCAAATTAGATGCCTTAGATAAAATAGAGAGAACACTTAAATTCCCACATTCTATAAGCCATCTAAATGCTAAGGTCAATAATAGATCACCAACTAAAATGCTTGATTTATTCCCCCAAATTTTATTTGCTGTTGCAACTCCATGGCGTGACTTACTTTCATCAAGCACATCATCATGAAGTAAAGTAGCGTTGTGTATAAATTCTACCGATGCAGCAATGTTGACCCTACTCTCTCCAGAGTAATTCAGCATTTTACATATAATAAAAATGAGCTTAGGCCTTATCTTTTTTCCTCCTGAATTAATAAGATGAGATGTAATATCGGTAGCAAGCTTAGTACCTTCATCATTGACATTTTTGAAGATAAAGTCATTCATAGCCAATAAATCAGAAGATACAATATCATCTAATTTACTACTTTTTGTTAAATCAGTGTTTAGCATTTAAGAGGACTTATGCTTCTTGCCCTTGTACTTTCTCAACTTTTTTCTTTTCTATTTTTTTCGATTCTGTTTCTAAATCTACTATGCCTTTTTTAATGAACCACATTACCCTTTCAGTTGCTTGCGCTCCTACACTTAGCCAATGTTTTAATCTATCAGCTTTTACCACAACACGATTTTTATTGTCTTTTGGCAACATTGGATCATATTGTCCTATTCTCTCAATAAAGCGTCCATCTCTTGGTGCTCGTGAGTCGGCTACAACTATCCTATAAAAAGGACGTTTCTTTGCCCCAAACCTTGCTAACCTTATTTTAACTGCCATGTCAACCTTTGTTCATATATTAATTACAATTTAAATACAATAAACAGCTCAAGTCAAACTAATTGTACCTCTTTTACCTAAAAATACAATATAGCCCCTCCAATCACTCATAAAAGGAAGATAATAAACTTTTTTATATATCATCAATCATAGCATGATTAACTTCTACTCTATACTTTGATTTTAGATAGCTAATTAACTGTTCCTTTAGCGATATCATCACACGTTTTCCGGTGTCAAGCATGTTTAATTTACCATTTGATGAATGCATTTCTTTTAGAACGCCTATTATAATTTCATTATTGTATTGAATAGGATCTGTTACCGAATTAGTTGTTTTCATATTGAAAATTTCTTCTATGAAAGAAAAAGGGTAGTTTTGTTCATTGCGTTGTATTTGCTGGCCTTTAACCAATTTTATACCTTGCATTTCTTCCAAATCTGTCTTTTCTCTTAGTTGAACTGCTACTTCTTGTCCCATTTTAAACATTTTTTCTTTTATAAATTCACTATGCCAAAGCTTTATGGCTGATTCCCTACTTTCTTCAAAACTTTGTAATTTAGGAGGAATAATATCAGTGATTTTTACACCAACAACAGTATCTCCAACACCCTTAAAATAACTCTTCTGATCTTTCTCGCGTGAAAAAATGAAAGAAATGAAATCACTGAAATTTCCTACTTCATTACCACTTTGGTCTTTTCCACTAGCATCTACTGGACCAATGGTTTGTATAGGTAAATTGTAATTATTGGAGATTTCTTCAATCGTTGCACCATTGTATATCTTATAATTCACTTGATTTATGAAATCATTGACTTTTTCAAAAGACTTTTGATTGGTTAAAACTGACCTTATGTCTTTTTTTAAATCAACCAAGTCTTCATCAGAGATTTGATGTATGCTTTCTACCTTTATTACGTGCCATCCAAAATTGCTTGTTAAAACTTCACTTACTTCACCTGTTTTGAGAGCAAATACCTTTTCTCTCATATTTTCAGGTAAGAAATCCTTAGTTATATTATTTACTCTGGTTTCTTCAAGTTTTACTTTACTGAACTCTTCTATTATGTCTTCAAAGCTTGCTTTACTTTCTTCAAGCGCTCTTCTTGCTATTTCAGCTTTTTCTTTGGTAGGAAATATCACATTGAATATGTCTCTTTGATTTTTAAGTTCCTGATGTTCTATTATACTATCAACCTCTTCATCTGAAATTCTGATTTGATCTTCAAAATATTTTTGATCCAGAGAAATGTATTGCGCAGTTCGATACTCAGGGTAATAAAAATTGGACTTATTTCTTTCATACAAATCAAGTAAGGCTTGATCATCTGGTTCAGGAACGTTTGTAATTGCATCCCCAGTTATTTTAACAATATCAATTACTCTAGTTTGGTAGCGATTTTTGTATATCTGCTCATCAACACTCTCACCAAAAGTTATCGGATAATTATCTTTAAATAACGAAGTCATGAACATCATTGCAGGCAGGATTTTCTCTAGTTTTTCTATATATTCCTTTTCTGTTATATGCAGGCTATTTAGAGTTTGATGGAATTTATTATGGTCAAATTCTCCTTTATCGTCCTGAAAGTACTTGGTATTTTTTATATGGCTTTTGATAGATTCTTCTCCAACTTTTAATCCAAGTTCGCTAATTAGGTTAAACAATAGTTTTTGCTCTATAAGTGCGTTAAGTAAATCATATTTCAGCTTTTTTACTTGTTCTTTACTTATATCAGATCCAGAAATTTGCTTTTCATAATTTTGATATAGTAATTTATATTCATCTGATGTTATCACTTCCTTTCCTACTTTAGCTAATTCTTTCCTTTCATCATCATTTGATAAAAGATTGCCAATCCCCATAAAGATTAATAAGCAAACTAAAAGGAGAACGATTGCCTTGGTAAAAAAATTTCTAATACTCATTGTAAACTCAGTTAACTAACACTTAAATTTAGAATAGCAATAATTTAATCTTTGTAAATCTATTAACAAATTAGCTAATATGTGTAATATTGCAGTATATTAAATTAAATGGGAGCTTATATTAACCTAAGGGATGAGAAATATAAACTAAAAAGCCATTGGATGACAAAGTTAATGCTTTTTTAGTTTTAATGGTTTATATTTTATTTCTATAACAGTAAAGGAATATTAAAATGGGAGATGTTTTTTCGATGTCAATGGAATCTTCTAAAGACAATAAAGATAGAAATGAACAATTTCTCATGCAAGTAGCTGCTTGGTTGGTTGATAACACTAGCTTAACTTTTGATCAAATAGCAAAATGTTGCAAGTTATCCCTTGAAAAAGTACAAGACATAGCTGATGAGGAAATAGAAGTTGAAAAGTATGACCCTATTATTTCTGAAATAATTACTGAAAAAGAAATCGATGATTGCAAAAAAAATCCAAATCGTGTACCAAATTTGATTATAAAAAATATAAAAAAAAGGGCAAAGACGGTTAGCATTCTTGGCTTTCCTTCTACAGCAAGGCGTAGAAATAAACCTAATGCAATTTGTTATTTGGTAAGAAAATTTCCTATCTTGAACAATCATGTTATAGCTAAGCTAGTTAGTACAACAAATTACACAGTTAAGCAGGTAAGAGATAGATCTCATCATAACATGCTCAATATCAAACCTCAAGATCCTGTACTACTTGGTTTATGTAGCCAGGAAAATTTAGAAGTGGAAGTAGAAAGAGCGGAAATAGAAGAAGAGAAGAAACAAAGATTAAAAAATATAAATAATAGCTATTGATGATTCTCAAATTCTTGTACTTTGTTAACATTAAATTGACTTGACTTGTTAGTTTTTATCAGTATAATGTAAGTAAAGTATCTAGTTTAATAATTAAACCTAAATACGCACTAAAAACTAGCTCAGCCTGATTTATTGTTTTATAGTCACATTTTAGGTTAGTAAGCATCAATTAAAATTTTTGGAGGATTATGACAACAATCAATGAAGATGTCTTAGCAAAAGAAAAGGTTGTAGATCAACCTGAAAAAAGTGAACAAATTCATAATGCTAACGCAGTAAAACAAATAACCAGTGAAGGTGCTGAAAAACACAAGAAAACATTGGACCTGAGCGAATTGAAAGAAAAAACAGCAGAAGAATTGTTAGAGCTAGCTGAAGAAAGAAAAATTTCAACTAGTGGTAAAGGCAATGGCAGGATGCTAAAACAGGAAATGATATTCAGTTTAATGAAGAAAATGAGTGAAGAAGGAGGCATAACCACAGGAAGTGGAGTAGTGGAAATATTGCCTGATGGTTTTGGCTTCTTACGTTCATCAAGTGCAAATTATGCTCCAAGTACCGATGATGTTTATATTTCCAATGGCCAAATAAAGAAGTTTAATTTACGTACAGGAGATATGGCATGTGGAGAAATAAGGCCACCTGGTGATAAGGAAAGATATTTTACTTTAACTAAGGTTCACAGTATAAACTCTACTGAAATCAGTGAATTAAGAAAGTACGTACATTTTGATAATTTGCTTCCACTTTATCCTGAAAAAAGCCTCATCCTTGAAAACAACAGTAGCGGAGATAATAAAAAAGATATAAACATGCGTGCTGTAGATATAGTTACACCTCTTGGAAAAGGACAAAGAGCATTGATAGTTGCTCCACCTCGTACAGGAAAAACGATATTGCTTCAGCAAATGGCTCACTCTATAGCTACAAATCATCCTGAAATAGAACTAATAGTATTACTTATAGATGAAAGACCCGAAGAGGTGACAGATATGATACGCTCTGTAAAGGGTGAAGTGGTAAGCTCTACATTTGATGAACCTGCCTACCGTCATGTCCAACTTGCTGAAATAGTAATAGAAAAAGCTAAAAGAATGGTTGAACACAAAAAAGATGTAGTGATTTTGCTTGATTCTATAACTCGTCTTGCACGTGCTTATAATGCAGTCATTCCTTCGTCTGGAAAGGTTCTAACCGGCGGTGTAGATTCAAATGCGCTGCAAAGACCAAAACGCTTTTTTGGAGCAGCTCGTAATATTGAAAATGGTGGTTCTTTGACAATCATCGCTACAGCCCTTATAGAAACTGGTTCAAAAATGGATGATGTTATTTTTGAAGAGTTTAAAGGCACAGGTAATGCTGAAATTATACTAGATAGAAAACTTGCTGATAAACGTATATTCCCTGCTATTGATATTACAAAATCCGGAACAAGGAAGGAAGAGCTATTAGTTGATAAGGCCATACTAAATAAAATATGGGTATTGCGTAGGATACTTAATCCTATGGGGTCTGTTGAAGCAATGGAGTTTTTACGTGACAAACTACTTTTAACAAAGAGCAATGCTGACTTTTTTAACTCCATGAATCACTAAAAGTAAGCCAATTCTGATGGAGCAAAAAAGCTATGTTTATACAATTGTGTACCAGTGTTGAAATGACACCCTCAGAAGGGGATTGTATCTACTCTGAATCAGATGATAAATTAGATGCTTGGTAAGCGTAATTTGGAGCTTCCTGTGTAATGATTATATCATGAGCATGACTTTCTCTTAATCCTGATGAAGTAATAGTGATAAATTTGCAGTTTTTTTTCATCTCTTCTATATTACGGTTGCCAGTGTAGCCCATTGCAGCTTGCAACCCACCAATTAACTGACAGATCACTCCTGAAGCTGGACCTTTAAAAGGAACTCTTGCTTCTACTCCTTGTGGGACTAAATCAAGTTTTGAATCTTGAAAATAACGGCTAGCTGACCCTCGTTTCATTGCACTAATAGATCCCATTCCTCGATATTCCTTATATGCTCTACCCTTATACATGATAATCTCACCTGGGCTTTCCTCAGTACCAGCAAAGATTGAACCTATCATCACAGTATCAGCACCAGCTGCAATAGCTTTTGCAACATCTCCCGAATATTTTATTCCACCATCAGCAATTAGTCTGACTTCTTTTTCTTTACAAACCTCTGCAATATTCTTGATCGCAGAGAATTGTGGCATACCAACACCTGTAACTATTCTGGTAGTACAAATTGACCCTGGCCCTATTCCAACCTTCACTGCATCAACACCAGCATCAATCAACGCTTCAGCAGCCTCTTTTGTTGTGATATTTCCACCGATTAATTGAGTATTCGGATACATCTTTTTTATTTCCTTAATAGTGCTGATAACGTTCTGGGAATGACCGTGAGCGGTATCTACAATAACCACATCAACTTCTTCTTCGATCAAAGCTTCACATCTTTCTATACCGTCTTTTTTACCAGTACCAATTGCAGCGGCAACTCTGAGTCGACCTTTACTGTCTTTACATGAATTTGGATATCTATTGTATTTTTCGATGTCTTTAACTGTGATTAGACCTATGCAACAAGAATTTTCATCAACAACCAAAAGCTTCTCTATTCTATTTGCATGCAACAATTTCATTGCTGAGGCGCTGTTTACTGCCTGCTCTCGAACTGTTACTAACTTATCTTTTGTCATTACCTCGGAAACTTTTATATTCATGTTCTGGTCTTCAATAAACCTCACATCTCGATTAGTTAAAATTCCCACTAACTTGCGTTGATCAACTACAGGAATTCCGGAATAATTATACTCTCTCATTAATGAAACTGCTTCTGCAACCGTTTTATCTGGGGAAATTGTAATTGGGTTATACACGATCCAGCTTTCATATTTTTTCACCCTTCTTACTTCTAACACTTGTTCATCTATTGATAAATTCTTATGTATGCAACCTATTCCACCATGTTGGGCAATAGCTATTGCAAAACCTGATTCAGTGACAGTGTCCATTGCAGAGGATATGAGAGGGATATTTAGTTCTATATTATTTGTTAGATAAGTTCTTGTGTCTGCATCACGAGGCAATACATCAGAATAGGCCGGTAAGAGAAGTACATCGTCAAACGAATAACAAGCTTCCATTTTTTTCATATGCTTTATTTAAAGCTTATACGCCAATTAATGAAATTGCAATAGAGCTTTTGCAAAATTAGCCTGGCTACAGCTATTTTTAGATCAAAATAGGATAGAAGAGGTATGTAGCTCCTAATATATTTATCGCAAAATTACATTATTTGCTAGCAAACAGAACTGCTCAATAGTTAAGCTTTCTGGACGTTCGTCTCCACTCAGTTTAGCATTCTCAAGAGTAGTTGAGACATCACTAGTTATACTTTGCAAGCTATTTCTCAGCATCTTTCTTCTTTGAGCGAACACAGCACGTGTTAGCTTTGTTAAGGTTTCTAAATTTACTGCAAATCTTGGAGTGGGTAAAGGTTTTACTGTAATTACTGAAGAATATACTTTTGGTCTTGGAAAAAATTCCTTAGGTTCAATATCAAATTCCTTTTTTATGTCGCATAGTAACTGGCTTAGCACTGATAGGGAACCATAATCTTTAGAACTAGGTTCTGCTGTAATACGCTCTGCTACCTCCTTTTGGAACATTAACGTCAAACTCGTAAAAAATTTTATATTATTTAACCACTTTAAAAATAACGCTACTGAGATATTGTAAGGCAAGTTAGCAATGACTTTGACTGGACATTCTACCAGCTCTTTTTCTACAACATTAAGTGCATCCGCTTCTATAATTCTATATTTTCCCTGATGCTCATTTAGCAATTGTTCGTGATGTTTCACTAAACTACTATCTTTTTCTATAGAAAGTAGAAACTTTGGATTATACGCTAATATTTCTCTTGTTAACGCACCATACCCAGGACCAATTTCAATAACATTAAAATCTTTCAGGCTACCAGCTAAGGCAACTATTCTTTTTGTTATCTCATTCGATAAAATAAAATTTTGCCCTAGACTCTTTTTTGGCTTCAGTGAAAATTTTTTCATATGATCTTAGTATGCAGTATTTTAAAAATTAGTTGACGAAAATTCATCAATAATTGTATATTGTTAGTGTATTTAATGCCGGCTTAGCTCAATTGGTAGAGCAACTGACTTGTAATCAGTAGGTTGTCAGTTCAAGTCCGACAGCCGGCACTCTTATCCATACAAGTAAAGTTGATGTCCTTTTTAATAGTAGCAAATTGGAAAATGAATGGAACACGTTCTTCATTTGTTGACTTTATAGGCAAACTTAACAACAAGAGCAACGAAATTACCTCTAAATTAGTAATTTGCCCTCCTTTTACATCATTTCCAAGCAGTATAGAGTTGAACAATAATATTAAAATAGGAGGACAGAATTGCCATCATAAAGAGTTCGGTTCTTACACAGGTGAAATTAGTGCAGGAATGTTGAAGGAACTAGGATGTAGTTACGTAATACTTGGACATTCTGAAAGGGCTCATGAAAAAGATAGTGAAATAAAACTCAAATCGAAAACAGCAATAGAATCAGGATTACACCCAATCATCTGTGTAGGTGAAAATTTAGAAGATTATAAAAATAAAAAAACAAAAGAAGTAATAGAATATCAATGCAAAAACCGTTTGCCAACACAAGGTGAATATACCATAGCATACGAACCGATATGGGCAATAGGAACAGGAAATGTGCCAAATAATGACGCAATTGCTGAGGTGATAGAGATAATAAAATTTTGTACTGGTAAAAAACACATTATATATGGTGGCTCAGTCAGCTCAGAAAATATAGAAAACTTGCTCAGTATTCCAAATTTATTAGGAGTTTTAATTGGTAGTGCAAGCTTAGATTTTGATCACTTTTATAAAGTTATACAACAAGTTGAGAAAAAATTTTCTCTTATCAATTCTAAAAGTAGATAAAAGGGAATTACTTACTATAGGAATAGGGCTATCACGGGCGTCTCAGCAGATTCCGCTAACGCGTATCCCTCGTCATAACGTCACGGTATCCGCTAACACGTAGCGAGATGTCGGTTGTCAGAGTGACACTGGGATCCAGAAGACTTAATTTCAACCAAATAATAAAGGCTGGATTCCAGCGTCGCGCGCTGGAATGACATCTTTCTTGGTGAACTCAAATCACAATGTTCGTACGGTTGTGGGCTTATAGCTTAGAAAATTAACGATATTTTATTTCCCGGTGAACGCTCTATTTTGTTTTCCAACTCTAGTTCCAAAAGAGCCATTAGAGCTATGTTGGTAGAAAGTCCACTTGCTAATATAAGTTCATCTATATCAACAGGTACTATAATGCACCCCATAAACTAGACCAAAAAAAAATGGTTGATCCGAGTAGGAAGGTAAAGGGGTAAAAGTATGGCAACAAAAAAATATGAACCAGAGTTAAAAGCAAAGATAGCTTTGGAAGCAATAAAAAATCAAAAAAGCACAGCTGAGATATGTAGTGAATATAAAATACCATCAACAAATCTATATGATTGGCGTGATAGAGTATTGGCAAGGTTAAAAGACCTATTTGTTGAAGAAAGTGAAAGTGCGAGAAAACAAAGAATCTTAGCGCAAGAAATAGAAAGTTTACATAAAGTAATAGGAGAATTGACAGTGGAAAATAGCTATTTGAAAAAAAAATTACTGAAATAAGCAAAAAAGATAGAGTAAGGTTTATAGAAAAAGATTCTGATCTGTCAATTAGGAAACAGGCTGATTTATTGGGGATTTGCA contains:
- the trpS gene encoding tryptophan--tRNA ligase, with translation MEEVVFSGIQPSGVLHLGNYLGAIKQWIGLQDKYKSLFCVVDLHAITANKLPANELKNNIFKAAATYIACGIDPEKSIIFNQSAVSGHAELGWLLGCYTPIGWLNRMTQFKDKAGSDRQKASLGLYSYPVLMAADILLYQTKYVPVGDDQKQHLELARDIASAFNNHYKCSHFIIPEILTLDCTSRIMSLRDGASKMSKSDSSEYSCINLDDTDDLIVRKIEKAKTDSILGFDFATLKCRPEVNNLVNIYSVLSDLNVEKVCEEVNKHDMKHFKKELAGLIISVISPIREKMNGLLADQLHLHKILKEGAEKAAEIANNNIKEIKDIIGFVQ
- a CDS encoding nucleotide exchange factor GrpE yields the protein MSDSNKEKKKKFADMVSKRKGDDQEDQQTGDLSEELNILKERAVQLEDHLRRAVADNENVKRIMQKQISDASDYAVTKFARDMIDSCDNLKKAMENLKDDDPIHEGIKVAHQKIVSDLKKHGIEEIDPIGNSFDSNLHQAVVEREDNEKEPGTIVEVLQTGYTIKNRLLRPAMVILSKKSADCESN
- the rho gene encoding transcription termination factor Rho; translated protein: MTTINEDVLAKEKVVDQPEKSEQIHNANAVKQITSEGAEKHKKTLDLSELKEKTAEELLELAEERKISTSGKGNGRMLKQEMIFSLMKKMSEEGGITTGSGVVEILPDGFGFLRSSSANYAPSTDDVYISNGQIKKFNLRTGDMACGEIRPPGDKERYFTLTKVHSINSTEISELRKYVHFDNLLPLYPEKSLILENNSSGDNKKDINMRAVDIVTPLGKGQRALIVAPPRTGKTILLQQMAHSIATNHPEIELIVLLIDERPEEVTDMIRSVKGEVVSSTFDEPAYRHVQLAEIVIEKAKRMVEHKKDVVILLDSITRLARAYNAVIPSSGKVLTGGVDSNALQRPKRFFGAARNIENGGSLTIIATALIETGSKMDDVIFEEFKGTGNAEIILDRKLADKRIFPAIDITKSGTRKEELLVDKAILNKIWVLRRILNPMGSVEAMEFLRDKLLLTKSNADFFNSMNH
- the rpsP gene encoding 30S ribosomal protein S16, with protein sequence MAVKIRLARFGAKKRPFYRIVVADSRAPRDGRFIERIGQYDPMLPKDNKNRVVVKADRLKHWLSVGAQATERVMWFIKKGIVDLETESKKIEKKKVEKVQGQEA
- a CDS encoding polyprenyl synthetase family protein, whose product is MLNTDLTKSSKLDDIVSSDLLAMNDFIFKNVNDEGTKLATDITSHLINSGGKKIRPKLIFIICKMLNYSGESRVNIAASVEFIHNATLLHDDVLDESKSRHGVATANKIWGNKSSILVGDLLLTLAFRWLIECGNLSVLSILSKASNLLVKGEIKQMTTRFDPNTIRKNYFNIIGEKTASLFSACCEAASVVSGATSDETERLRNFGFNFGMAFQIIDDVLDYTANQCTLGKQLGKDFFEGKVTLPSIIAYEKGSSSEQKFWEKSFSSARHNFDQALQYINHHNAIHVSMEEAKHYINMAQSNIDTFSDSLYKTALIDFLNASIERQG
- a CDS encoding cell cycle transcriptional regulator TrcR gives rise to the protein MGDVFSMSMESSKDNKDRNEQFLMQVAAWLVDNTSLTFDQIAKCCKLSLEKVQDIADEEIEVEKYDPIISEIITEKEIDDCKKNPNRVPNLIIKNIKKRAKTVSILGFPSTARRRNKPNAICYLVRKFPILNNHVIAKLVSTTNYTVKQVRDRSHHNMLNIKPQDPVLLGLCSQENLEVEVERAEIEEEKKQRLKNINNSY
- a CDS encoding peptidylprolyl isomerase, which translates into the protein MSIRNFFTKAIVLLLVCLLIFMGIGNLLSNDDERKELAKVGKEVITSDEYKLLYQNYEKQISGSDISKEQVKKLKYDLLNALIEQKLLFNLISELGLKVGEESIKSHIKNTKYFQDDKGEFDHNKFHQTLNSLHITEKEYIEKLEKILPAMMFMTSLFKDNYPITFGESVDEQIYKNRYQTRVIDIVKITGDAITNVPEPDDQALLDLYERNKSNFYYPEYRTAQYISLDQKYFEDQIRISDEEVDSIIEHQELKNQRDIFNVIFPTKEKAEIARRALEESKASFEDIIEEFSKVKLEETRVNNITKDFLPENMREKVFALKTGEVSEVLTSNFGWHVIKVESIHQISDEDLVDLKKDIRSVLTNQKSFEKVNDFINQVNYKIYNGATIEEISNNYNLPIQTIGPVDASGKDQSGNEVGNFSDFISFIFSREKDQKSYFKGVGDTVVGVKITDIIPPKLQSFEESRESAIKLWHSEFIKEKMFKMGQEVAVQLREKTDLEEMQGIKLVKGQQIQRNEQNYPFSFIEEIFNMKTTNSVTDPIQYNNEIIIGVLKEMHSSNGKLNMLDTGKRVMISLKEQLISYLKSKYRVEVNHAMIDDI